GTGCCTCAAGGGACCACAACTCTCGGATCTTCACCGCGAGCACAGTCCGAACTTCGGTGACCAAGTTCCGAGTTGCGAGCCGGTTGGCCTCGACCGCCCAGACCAAGGCGGCGATGCGCTTCTGCTCGTCGAGTGGTGGGAGATCGAACTCCTGCACTTTGAGGTCACGCCAGTTGACTGTCGGAGAGAGCGATCCGACTGAGATCTCGATGGCGCGCTCGAGAAAGTAGTCGCTGGAGAGGAAGACGGGAAGGAAGTCGGGGTCGACGTAGTCCGGCCGCGCACGAAGGACGAGTGCGTGCGCCGAGCAGATGCCCTCAAACTCGGCTTTGGCGACCTTCTTCTGGTAAGCGCGGCGCCGGCCGAAGATCACGTCACCCGGAAGGAATCGCAGCTTCTGGGCTTCCACCCTTTCGGGGGCATCCCAACGTGTGACCGTCATTCCTCCCGGGTCCAGGTGCTCAAGGCCGACATACCGATCGACACCCGCCTCGGACGGGTTGTCGACACGATCGGTGACGCTGTCGATGACGTCGCCGAAAGCAACGCGCTTCCAGGTGGACTTGTCGAGGTTAAGACTCATGCCGACACCTCCGATCGGAGCACGGTGAGGACGTCGGTGATCGCGGCCTCCGACTCGGCAGCCGCGACCCTCCACTCGGCCAGCGCATCGACTACGTCGATCTTCTCGCCAGCATCGCCAGCCTTCACGCCTGCGACGTACAGCGGGATCGCGAGGCTGAAGGACCTGCCTGCGATCTGATCGACAGTCGCCACTACCGCGAACTTGTCGATGTCGGCGAAGCCACGGTAGGCGTCGAGGATCTTCGACTGATGGGATTCGCTCAGGAATGACTGCGCCTGTTCACGTGCGACCTCGTTAACCGCGTTGATGAAGAGCACAAGGCCCTTGTGCTCGGAAGGCTTGTTGGCGCGCAGGATGATGACGACTGCTTCCATCGGTGAGTTGTAAAACAGGCCGGCGCCGAGTCCGAGGACGCACTCGACCAGGTCTGACTTCACAAGTGCCTCGCGCAGGGCGGCCTCCTCGCGCCGGAAGAGCACGCCATGCGGGAACAGGATCGCTGCGCGTCCCACCTTGGGGTCGAGGCTCTTGGCGATGTGCTGGAAGAAGGCGTAGTCCGCCCGGCCCTGAGGCGGGACA
This DNA window, taken from Nocardioides sp. HDW12B, encodes the following:
- a CDS encoding restriction endonuclease subunit S, producing the protein MSLNLDKSTWKRVAFGDVIDSVTDRVDNPSEAGVDRYVGLEHLDPGGMTVTRWDAPERVEAQKLRFLPGDVIFGRRRAYQKKVAKAEFEGICSAHALVLRARPDYVDPDFLPVFLSSDYFLERAIEISVGSLSPTVNWRDLKVQEFDLPPLDEQKRIAALVWAVEANRLATRNLVTEVRTVLAVKIRELWSLEALQPVGRIGDCVTGSTPSKSNRTFWDSEDVPFYTPSEIEGDTVRVARQKVSEAGAKAGRRLLPNSVAVACIGGDMGKSAVIEKPGISNQQITSVVGLSTEDAYLLQALLAHPLGRAAMEARETTTIVRKLNKGDLMKVEVPWPEDRSVLHLLVGNHRRAVGSLEAEADTLVGLRSSLLADVFGGN